A single bacterium HR11 DNA region contains:
- the pheT gene encoding Phenylalanine--tRNA ligase beta subunit produces MKVRIAWLKDYVVLHESPESIAHILLHLGLPAEDLTPWGTDYVLDLEVTVNRPDCLGHLGVARELSAWLERPLEPGWRSPEERADRSIEETVSVHIEAPDGCFRYVARVVEDVRVGESPAWLKDRLESVGVRPVNNVVDVTNYVMLAYGQPLHAFDLDAVRGGRIVVRWARPGESLQALDENTYPLTPETLVIADAQRPIALAGIIGGLETAVRPGTRRVLIESAWFEPRVIRRGRRRLGLQTEASYRFERGTDPEMAPLAADHAAYLIQTLAGGRVLAGRVDVNLRPWSPRSICLRYERVQQFLDVAIPPTWIEKRLQSLGFGVDRVQERPTPVWEVAPPSFRADVQEEADLLEEIARHYGYERVPLTLPVTEKKVQPDYPGFHLERAARRVLQGLGLHETVSTSFYPDRPLEVFSVADPLRVANPLSDQRAFLRRWIAMGLVEAAQWNHQRGVTDVRLWEIGQVFWDEQGLPREACHLGLILSGRDRPTQTWRDSTRPVDFFDLKGLVQTFLETLGWRPVAFAPSSYPFLHPYQQAEVQVQGQRVGFLGTFHPRWAELYELRTPVYLAELDWDVLRTLPRAVPVFQEWSRLPAILRDISLIVPESVPYAAVEQALAEARVPELARWDLIDRYAGPQVPTGFLSYTIRLTFHPQAPRSSEEVDKRIQRLLTDLSDRIGARLRTE; encoded by the coding sequence ATGAAGGTCCGAATTGCATGGCTGAAGGATTATGTCGTCTTGCACGAGAGCCCCGAGAGCATCGCCCATATCTTGCTTCACCTGGGCCTGCCGGCGGAGGACCTGACGCCCTGGGGTACAGACTATGTCTTGGACCTGGAGGTCACGGTCAACCGGCCGGACTGCCTCGGTCATCTCGGTGTGGCCCGGGAATTGAGCGCTTGGCTCGAGCGGCCCCTGGAGCCTGGGTGGCGGTCGCCCGAGGAAAGGGCCGACCGGTCCATCGAGGAGACGGTCTCGGTCCATATCGAGGCCCCGGACGGGTGCTTCCGGTACGTGGCCCGGGTCGTCGAGGATGTCCGCGTGGGAGAATCGCCGGCCTGGCTCAAGGACCGTCTGGAGTCCGTCGGGGTCCGACCCGTCAATAACGTGGTCGACGTCACGAATTACGTCATGCTGGCGTACGGCCAGCCCCTGCACGCCTTTGACCTGGACGCCGTTCGCGGGGGTCGCATCGTCGTCCGGTGGGCCCGTCCGGGAGAGTCTCTGCAGGCCCTGGATGAAAACACCTATCCCCTGACGCCCGAGACCTTAGTCATCGCCGACGCCCAGCGGCCCATCGCCCTGGCCGGGATTATCGGGGGTTTGGAAACGGCGGTTCGACCCGGTACCCGGCGGGTCCTCATCGAGAGCGCCTGGTTTGAACCCCGGGTCATCCGGCGCGGGCGTCGGCGGCTCGGCCTGCAAACCGAGGCCAGCTATCGGTTCGAACGGGGCACGGACCCTGAGATGGCTCCCCTGGCCGCCGACCACGCGGCTTACCTCATTCAGACTTTGGCTGGCGGCCGGGTCCTGGCCGGTCGGGTGGACGTGAACTTACGGCCTTGGTCGCCTCGGTCGATTTGCCTGCGCTACGAGCGGGTCCAGCAGTTTCTGGACGTAGCAATCCCGCCGACCTGGATCGAAAAACGCCTGCAAAGCTTGGGGTTCGGGGTCGACCGTGTCCAAGAGAGGCCGACTCCCGTCTGGGAGGTGGCGCCTCCTTCGTTTCGGGCGGACGTGCAGGAAGAAGCGGACTTACTGGAGGAGATCGCTCGGCATTACGGCTACGAGCGGGTGCCCCTGACCCTGCCCGTCACGGAAAAGAAGGTCCAACCGGACTATCCGGGCTTTCACCTGGAACGGGCCGCCCGACGGGTCTTACAGGGCCTCGGCTTGCACGAGACGGTCTCGACGTCTTTTTATCCAGACCGTCCCCTCGAGGTCTTTTCCGTCGCCGACCCCCTGCGGGTCGCCAACCCGCTGTCCGACCAGCGGGCCTTTCTGCGCCGGTGGATCGCCATGGGGCTGGTCGAGGCCGCTCAGTGGAATCATCAGCGCGGTGTCACCGACGTTCGTCTGTGGGAGATCGGTCAGGTCTTTTGGGACGAGCAGGGCCTTCCCCGGGAGGCATGCCATCTGGGCCTGATCCTGAGCGGACGGGACCGGCCGACTCAGACGTGGCGGGACTCGACCCGACCGGTCGACTTTTTTGACTTGAAGGGGCTCGTTCAGACCTTCCTGGAGACCCTGGGGTGGCGGCCTGTCGCCTTCGCCCCTTCGAGCTACCCCTTTCTCCATCCTTATCAGCAAGCTGAGGTCCAAGTCCAGGGTCAGCGAGTCGGCTTCCTGGGCACATTTCACCCCCGTTGGGCGGAGCTTTATGAATTACGAACGCCGGTCTATCTGGCCGAGCTGGATTGGGACGTGCTCCGGACCCTCCCCAGGGCTGTGCCCGTGTTTCAAGAGTGGTCCCGACTTCCGGCCATCCTACGGGATATCTCCCTCATCGTCCCCGAGTCCGTCCCGTACGCCGCCGTCGAGCAGGCCCTCGCCGAGGCCCGGGTCCCCGAACTGGCCCGCTGGGACCTCATCGACCGATACGCAGGCCCCCAGGTCCCGACGGGCTTCCTGAGCTATACGATCCGCCTCACCTTCCATCCCCAGGCGCCCCGGTCTTCGGAAGAAGTGGACAAGCGCATCCAACGACTCCTGACGGACCTATCCGACCGCATCGGGGCGAGACTTCGAACAGAATGA
- the wcaJ gene encoding UDP-glucose:undecaprenyl-phosphate glucose-1-phosphate transferase: MRSYGYWVGFLKWLTDLSVTVLAFWLAYYLRFDALTWLFPVRWGYPEISIYWKLFGLVLLAWTVVFYSMRAYRPRHFEGREEEFFHILIGVGVASAVVWGLALYYRVFHQRNAPPEQFLEPSRLMFVMFMCLDVTGIVAGRAFVRWLAERLRARGWQIQRALIVGNGTLGRALASRIWQHPEYGIQVVGMVDGENGDAFHDVPVLGSIEDLPRIVREHGVQALFIALPADEFPKAMSIVQQFQTQPISIHMAMDVLTASHLRTTVSEIDGLPLLNINDTPLQGAAAVAKRVLDIVLSALALVLLSPLMLLIALLIKLTSRGPVIYRQIRMGLDGRPFVMYKFRTMVEDAEEATGPTMSHAQDPRRTPIGKVLRFLSFDELPQFWNVLKGDMSLVGPRPERPYFVADFCRRYSQYMLRHRVKGGITGWAQVNGFRGDRDYERRIEYDLYYLTHWSIWLDLWILLVTPFRMFRYTGI; the protein is encoded by the coding sequence ATGAGGAGCTACGGCTACTGGGTGGGCTTCCTCAAGTGGCTGACTGACCTGAGCGTGACCGTCCTGGCCTTCTGGCTGGCCTATTACCTGCGATTTGATGCCCTCACGTGGCTCTTTCCGGTCCGCTGGGGCTATCCGGAGATATCCATTTACTGGAAGCTCTTCGGTTTAGTCTTGCTCGCTTGGACGGTCGTCTTCTACTCGATGCGAGCCTACCGGCCCCGGCACTTCGAGGGCCGGGAGGAGGAATTCTTTCACATCCTGATCGGCGTCGGTGTGGCCTCGGCCGTTGTATGGGGCCTGGCCCTGTACTATCGGGTCTTCCATCAGCGGAACGCCCCGCCGGAGCAGTTCTTAGAGCCCTCTCGATTGATGTTCGTCATGTTCATGTGCCTGGACGTGACGGGCATCGTCGCCGGCCGGGCCTTCGTTCGATGGCTGGCCGAGCGACTCCGGGCGCGGGGATGGCAGATCCAGCGCGCCCTCATCGTCGGCAACGGCACCCTGGGCCGAGCCCTGGCGAGCCGTATCTGGCAACATCCTGAGTACGGTATCCAGGTCGTCGGGATGGTCGACGGCGAAAACGGAGACGCCTTCCACGACGTGCCCGTCTTGGGGAGTATCGAGGACTTGCCCCGCATCGTCCGGGAGCATGGGGTTCAAGCCTTGTTTATCGCCCTGCCGGCGGATGAATTTCCAAAGGCCATGTCGATCGTCCAGCAGTTCCAGACTCAGCCCATCAGCATCCACATGGCGATGGACGTCCTGACGGCTAGCCACCTGCGGACGACAGTCTCGGAAATCGACGGCCTGCCGCTCTTGAACATCAACGACACGCCGCTCCAGGGAGCCGCCGCCGTCGCCAAGCGGGTCCTCGACATCGTCCTGTCGGCCCTGGCCCTCGTCCTGCTGTCTCCCCTGATGCTCCTGATCGCCCTCCTCATCAAGCTGACTTCCCGGGGCCCCGTCATCTATCGCCAGATCCGGATGGGCCTGGACGGACGGCCCTTCGTCATGTACAAGTTTCGCACGATGGTCGAAGACGCCGAAGAGGCGACGGGGCCGACGATGAGCCATGCCCAGGACCCCCGTCGGACCCCCATCGGGAAGGTCCTCCGCTTCCTCAGCTTTGACGAACTGCCTCAGTTCTGGAACGTCCTGAAGGGCGATATGAGCCTGGTCGGACCCCGGCCGGAGCGGCCCTACTTCGTGGCCGACTTCTGCCGGCGGTACTCCCAGTATATGCTCCGCCACCGGGTCAAGGGCGGGATCACCGGGTGGGCCCAGGTGAACGGCTTTCGGGGCGACCGGGATTACGAGCGTCGGATCGAGTACGACCTCTACTACCTGACCCACTGGTCCATCTGGCTGGACCTGTGGATCCTGCTCGTCACCCCATTCCGGATGTTCCGTTACACCGGTATATGA